A single window of Meiothermus sp. DNA harbors:
- a CDS encoding NAD(P)H-dependent glycerol-3-phosphate dehydrogenase, whose protein sequence is MSLTQPQPKPNAPVVQPPIAVVGAGAWGTALALLASSKGVPVYLWARRPQHAQAMQEERQNSEYLPGALFPASLHPTADAEEALSQAQFAVVALPSKALRETLGRLPKAKAYVSVTKGLHFTEHHLLRMSQVIEEVTGVAQVAVLSGPNLAEEIARFLPATAVVAAQDLAFARQVQQVFSGPSFRVYTSSDVVGVELGGALKNVIALAAGMVDGLKLGDNAKAALITRGLREIIKFGVAQGAQEATFMGLSGLGDLIATASSPLSRNRSAGERIVKGETLAALETQKSVVEGIYTAKALHTWDQETGADLPITEAVYRVIYLGTDPMEELSRLMGREAKPE, encoded by the coding sequence ATGTCCCTGACCCAACCCCAGCCCAAACCCAACGCACCTGTTGTTCAGCCACCCATTGCCGTGGTGGGGGCGGGGGCCTGGGGTACGGCGCTGGCTTTGCTGGCTTCGTCCAAAGGGGTGCCAGTCTATCTGTGGGCCCGACGGCCCCAGCACGCCCAGGCCATGCAAGAGGAGCGTCAGAATAGCGAGTATTTGCCCGGAGCCCTCTTCCCCGCAAGCCTTCACCCCACCGCCGATGCTGAAGAGGCTCTGTCTCAGGCCCAGTTTGCCGTGGTGGCGCTTCCTTCCAAAGCCCTGCGCGAGACTCTGGGGCGCTTGCCCAAAGCCAAAGCCTATGTTTCGGTTACCAAGGGCTTGCACTTTACTGAACATCACCTGCTCCGAATGAGCCAGGTGATAGAAGAAGTCACCGGAGTGGCCCAGGTGGCAGTGCTTTCGGGCCCCAACCTGGCCGAAGAAATCGCGCGCTTCCTGCCGGCCACCGCCGTGGTCGCCGCCCAAGACCTGGCTTTTGCCCGGCAAGTCCAGCAGGTCTTTAGTGGGCCCAGCTTCCGGGTCTATACCTCGTCCGATGTGGTGGGGGTGGAGCTAGGTGGGGCGCTCAAGAACGTGATTGCCCTGGCCGCCGGCATGGTGGATGGCCTGAAGCTAGGAGACAATGCCAAGGCTGCCCTGATTACCAGAGGGTTGCGGGAGATCATCAAGTTTGGGGTGGCCCAGGGGGCCCAAGAGGCCACCTTTATGGGGCTTTCGGGCCTGGGCGACCTGATCGCTACTGCCAGCAGCCCGCTCTCGCGCAACCGCAGCGCCGGCGAACGTATTGTGAAAGGGGAGACGCTGGCCGCCTTGGAAACCCAGAAGTCGGTGGTGGAGGGCATCTACACGGCGAAGGCTTTGCATACCTGGGATCAGGAGACCGGCGCCGACCTGCCCATCACCGAGGCGGTCTACCGGGTGATTTATCTGGGAACCGACCCCATGGAGGAGCTTTCGCGTCTGATGGGGCGCGAGGCCAAGCCGGAGTAG